The genomic region AACCTGAGGATTCCCTCACCAACGATAGTCAAATACGTCACGCAAGAAAGTATTTCGCGGATTAGCCTGCTTCTGCGCGGCGGTTGAAAATATCGCGGGCATCGATATCCAGCAGGCGCACAATTTCTTCTTTTAAGATGCGGTATTTCACGCCCAACTTGCCGCCGCCGACGATAAAGGATGCATCGTTAAGCAGCGAAGAATCCCCCACCACCTGCAACCCTTCGGGCAAGCCGACCGGTCCGACGCTATCGCGCTCCATCTGCGTTAGTTCCAAAGCGTCATCCATGGGCATAAATGAAACTTTGCCGCCGAGGGCCTGTTTCATGCCTTTATTGTCCAAGGTGTGAGTAGCCGGCACGAGGACGAGATAGGGTGTGCGCTCGCCATTGCTTTTGGCAGTGACCACCAGGCTGTTGAGGCTTTGCTCTGGCGCGATGTCGTATTTTTTCATAAAGGTTGCGGTATCAGAATCTTCGGCATCAACGGTTAAGACTTCGACAACGTTGTCGGGCTTGTGCGTGGATTTATCTGATGTGTGTGACATGACAGCAAGCTTCTTTCGTGGAAGATGTAGTGGGCGTGGTGAAAGTCTAGAATGAATGACATGAGAGTCGCCATGATTTCGATGCATACTTCGCCGATTGCCCAGCCCGGCTCAGGCGATGCCGGCGGGATGAATGTCTACGTGCTGTCGATTGCAACGCAGCTGGCACGCATGGGTATTGACGTGGATATTTTCACCCGCGCGACGCGTCCCAGCCAGGGCGAAATCGTGGACGTCGAGCCGCACCTGCGCGTCATTAATATTATTGCTGGGCCGTATGAGGGCTTGAGCAAGGAAGAATTGCCCACGCAGCTGGCTGCATTTGCCGGCGGCATGGTGCAATTTATCAAGTGCAATGAGTTGTACTACGACTTGGTGCATTCGCACTATTGGCTCTCCGGCCAGGTCGGCTGGTTGTTGCGCGATCTGTGGGGCACTCCTTTGGTGCACACCGCGCATACGCTCGCGGCGGTGAAAAATGCGTACCGCGCCGCTGATGATTCCCCGGAATCAGAGGCACGGCGTATCTGTGAGCAGCAGTTATCAGATAATGCAGATGTCTTAGTGGTTAACACCGACGAAGAAAAAAGCGAGCTCATTGCGCATTATGACGCCAATGATTGCCATATCTCGGTGATTACCCCAGGTGCGGATACTGAGCTTTTTACCCCCGGGACTGACCGTAATACCGAGCGCAGTCGCCGTGAGTTGGGTATTCCTTTGCACACCAAAGTGGTGGCTTTTGTCGGCCGATTGCAGAAATTTAAAGGCCCCGAGGTGCTCATCCGCGCCACAGCAGAGCTTTTTCAGCGGGATCCGCACCGGGATCTGCGCGTGGTTATTTGTGGTGGGGCATCCGGAGGGTCGTCAAAGGTGCAAAATTATCATGACTTGGCCAAGGAATTAGGTGTTGCGCACCGCATTCGTTTCTTAGATGCGCGCCCGCCGGAAGAACTCGTGGCTGTTTACCAGGCTGCGGATATCATTGCCGTGCCCAGCTACAACGAGTCTTTTGGGCTGGTAGCCATGGAAGCCCAGGCCACGGGGACCCCGGTCGTCGCAGCGCGCGTTGGCGGATTGCCCATCGCCGTGGACCACAATGTCACGGGCTTGCTTATCGATGGCCATGATCCCTCACTGTGGGCAGATTCTTTGGCCGAATTGTTAGATGATGACCAGCGGCGCATCACGATGGGCGAGGAAGCCGTGCGGCATGCGGCCAAGTTTAGCTGGGCGGCATCAGCGCAGCAGTTGCTGAAAGTCTATGAGCACGTCACCCAGATGGATATGTCGGAGTGCCACGGTCCGCGGCAGGCCACCGGAATTTAGCAATTTAGCCACCCACATCACAGTATTTAACAACGCGTGAGGGGTATTTTCGTGGCATGCTTGAAGGCATGACTAACGGAAAGCTAATTCTTTTACGCCATGGCCAGTCCACGTGGAATAAATCCAACCAATTCACCGGTTGGGTCGATGTGGATCTCACCGAACAAGGTGAGGCAGAAGCAAAGCGTGGCGGGCAGATGTTGGTAGAAAGCAATAACCTGCCCACTGTTGTGTACACCTCCTTGCTGCGTCGCGCGATCCGCACTGCCAATATTGCGCTGAATGCGGCAGACCGTCACTGGATCCCAGTTATCCGTGACTGGCGTTTGAATGAGCGCCACTACGGCGCGCTGCAAGGGCTTAATAAAGCAGAGACCAAAGACAAGTACGGCGAAGAGCAGTTCATGCAGTGGCGTCGTTCCTACGGCACCCCACCGCCAGAGCTTGCCGATGACGCTGAGTACTCCCAGGCCGAAGACGTTCGTTACGCAGACCTAGATACTGTTCCGCGCACCGAGTGCCTCAAGGATGTTGTGGAGCGTTTCATTCCGTACTTCAAGGAAGAAATTCTGCCTCGCGCACAACGCGGTGAGACCGTGCTGCTGGCAGCACACGGCAACTCCCTGCGTGCGCTGGTGAAGTACTTGGACGATATCTCCGATGACGATATCGCCGGATTGAATATCCCCACCGGTATTCCGCTGGTGTATGAAATCACCGAGGACGGCAAGGTCGTCAACCCAGGTGGTACCTACCTGGACCCAGAAGCTGCGGCAGCTGGGGCAGCAGCAGTTGCAGCGCAGGGCGGTAAGTAAGTTAGTTTCGGCTGGCACAAATACCCCAGGGAGAGCATAATTTCCCTGGGGCGTTTGCACGTTAACGCTCACACCATCAAACAAGGAGATCCGTGGGGATAGTCATTGCATTTCTCGCAGGTATAGTTGCCTGCCTTGTGGCAATGCCAGTTTCGCGTTTCATCCAGCGCCGAATTTTAAGCTCTCGCCAATCTAGCTCCATTGAAGCTAATCAGGTCACGACGGTAAGCCAAGTTCTGCACTTGGCTATTCAGGGCGCGCCCACGGGCGTGACGGTGGTGGACCAAACCGGTGACGTCATCTTGTCC from Corynebacterium ammoniagenes DSM 20306 harbors:
- a CDS encoding aminoacyl-tRNA deacylase; protein product: MSHTSDKSTHKPDNVVEVLTVDAEDSDTATFMKKYDIAPEQSLNSLVVTAKSNGERTPYLVLVPATHTLDNKGMKQALGGKVSFMPMDDALELTQMERDSVGPVGLPEGLQVVGDSSLLNDASFIVGGGKLGVKYRILKEEIVRLLDIDARDIFNRRAEAG
- the mshA gene encoding D-inositol-3-phosphate glycosyltransferase; protein product: MRVAMISMHTSPIAQPGSGDAGGMNVYVLSIATQLARMGIDVDIFTRATRPSQGEIVDVEPHLRVINIIAGPYEGLSKEELPTQLAAFAGGMVQFIKCNELYYDLVHSHYWLSGQVGWLLRDLWGTPLVHTAHTLAAVKNAYRAADDSPESEARRICEQQLSDNADVLVVNTDEEKSELIAHYDANDCHISVITPGADTELFTPGTDRNTERSRRELGIPLHTKVVAFVGRLQKFKGPEVLIRATAELFQRDPHRDLRVVICGGASGGSSKVQNYHDLAKELGVAHRIRFLDARPPEELVAVYQAADIIAVPSYNESFGLVAMEAQATGTPVVAARVGGLPIAVDHNVTGLLIDGHDPSLWADSLAELLDDDQRRITMGEEAVRHAAKFSWAASAQQLLKVYEHVTQMDMSECHGPRQATGI
- a CDS encoding phosphoglyceromutase, which encodes MTNGKLILLRHGQSTWNKSNQFTGWVDVDLTEQGEAEAKRGGQMLVESNNLPTVVYTSLLRRAIRTANIALNAADRHWIPVIRDWRLNERHYGALQGLNKAETKDKYGEEQFMQWRRSYGTPPPELADDAEYSQAEDVRYADLDTVPRTECLKDVVERFIPYFKEEILPRAQRGETVLLAAHGNSLRALVKYLDDISDDDIAGLNIPTGIPLVYEITEDGKVVNPGGTYLDPEAAAAGAAAVAAQGGK